A single window of Terriglobia bacterium DNA harbors:
- the def gene encoding peptide deformylase, with protein sequence MIYPIVVYGDPVLERPAEPVTEFNAELKKLVDDMFESMYAAHGVGLAAPQIGIGKRIAVIDTTFKEDPNAKLVLVNPEVIGREGKQNGQEGCLSLPDFRENVTRANIVTVRAQDVEGNWFEKTGDDLLARAFLHEIDHLNGRLFISHVSALKRDLIKRKIKKLVRAGEWA encoded by the coding sequence ATGATTTATCCAATCGTAGTCTATGGTGATCCGGTGCTGGAAAGGCCTGCTGAACCGGTCACAGAATTTAATGCTGAGCTGAAGAAGCTGGTCGATGACATGTTTGAATCCATGTACGCGGCACACGGTGTTGGGCTGGCGGCGCCGCAGATTGGCATTGGCAAGCGCATCGCCGTCATTGACACCACATTCAAAGAAGATCCCAACGCCAAACTCGTTCTGGTGAATCCGGAAGTTATTGGCCGTGAAGGCAAGCAGAACGGACAGGAAGGCTGCCTGAGCCTGCCTGATTTCCGTGAGAACGTCACGCGAGCCAACATCGTGACTGTCCGCGCGCAGGATGTAGAAGGGAACTGGTTTGAAAAGACCGGCGACGATCTGCTTGCCCGCGCCTTCCTGCATGAAATTGATCATCTGAATGGCAGGCTGTTTATCAGCCACGTGAGCGCGCTCAAGCGTGACCTGATCAAGCGCAAAATCAAAAAGCTGGTGCGCGCCGGCGAGTGGGCATGA